In Megalops cyprinoides isolate fMegCyp1 chromosome 25, fMegCyp1.pri, whole genome shotgun sequence, a single window of DNA contains:
- the LOC118771724 gene encoding patatin-like phospholipase domain-containing protein 2: protein MIDVKGEWNISLAGCGFLGVYYVGLASCFLERAPFIIKEANKICGASSGALTAAVLAIGMPLAKCCEDLMGMAKAARKRRLGPLHPSFNLVKTVRDSLNRDLPADAHLRASGRLCVSLTRVRDGENVLVTEFASREELIQALVCSCFIPVYSGVIPPSFRGVRYVDGALSNNLPLHELRNSITVSPFSGESDICPRDNPANFHTVRVGNVSFQVTLSNVQRVTRVFFPPDPEVLAEMCQNGYKDGLQFLKENNLLSFGCPSVGLDVSEFKVPAPTCCSEEEYVQSPPAITTETESTKEKLLRKLCPQLKQHWWLDLEIVNCLPHPIKKVFCKACREKHGLYNQVTDLLPVRMASYMLLPYTLPVESAYSVAQRLAQRIPKLSEDVQWLFGVAGVMYVQVWKVLGPVPLSEAPVYVSMASALAPRESHKDVGHLQLSAIEFHSCDQDCPTTLPLPPTPPPTPPCVSTQEATPPHLSGSLATLTGKTDAPPTPKEIWMLCLTWAVGWLSPLTFDPTL from the exons ATGATTGACGTAAAAGGAGAATGGAACATTTCTTTAGCCGGTTGCGGGTTTCTGGGCGTCTATTACGTCGGACTTGCTAGCTGTTTCTTGGAACGAGCCCCTTTCATCATAAAAGAAGCTAACAAGATCTGCGGGGCCTCATCAGGTGCTCTTACAGCCGCGGTGCTGGCCATTGGAATGCCTTTGG CCAAGTGCTGTGAGGACTTGATGGGAATGGCGAAGGCCGCCAGGAAGCGGCGGCTGGGCCCGCTACACCCCAGCTTCAACCTGGTGAAGACCGTCCGCGACTCGCTGAACCGCGACCTGCCAGCCGACGCCCACCTGCGGGCCAGCGGCCGTCTCTGCGTGTCGCTGACGCGTGTGCGCGACGGGGAGAATGTGCTGGTCACCGAGTTCGCCTCCAGGGAGGAGCTCATCCAG GCTCTGGTCTGCAGCTGCTTCATTCCTGTCTACTCTGGAGTGATCCCTCCCTCTTTCCGTGGAGTG CGGTACGTGGACGGTGCCCTCAGCAACAACCTACCGCTGCACGAGCTGCGGAACTCCATCACCGTCTCCCCGTTCTCCGGCGAGAGCGACATCTGCCCACGCGACAACCCCGCCAACTTCCACACGGTGCGCGTCGGCAACGTCAGCTTCCAGGTCACCCTCAGCAACGTGCAGCGGGTCACCCGGGTGTTCTTCCCACCTGACCCAGAG GTTCTGGCTGAGATGTGCCAGAATGGATACAAGGATGGGCTGCAGTTTCTCAAAGAGAACA ACCTCCTGAGTTTTGGGTGTCCATCTGTGGGACTGGATGTGAGCGAGTTCAAGGTCCCCGCGCCCACTTGCTGCTCTGAGGAAGAGTATGTCCAGTCGCCACCAGCCatcaccacagagacagagtccACCAAAGAGAAGTTGCTACGGAAACTCTGCCCCCAGCTAAAGCAGCACTGGTGGCTGGATTTAGAGATTGTCAACTGTCTTCCACACCCTATTAAAAAAG TGTTCTGCAAAGCATGCAGGGAGAAGCACGGGCTGTATAACCAGGTGACAGACCTGCTCCCTGTGCGCATGGCCTCCTACATGCTGCTCCCCTACACCCTCCCTGTGGAGTCGGCCTACTCCGTCGCTCAGAG GTTGGCACAACGGATACCCAAGTTGTCTGAGGATGTGCAGTGGCTGTTTGGGGTCGCTGGGGTCATGTATGTGCAGGTGTGGAAGGTATTAGGCCCAGTGCCACTCAG TGAGGCCCCCGTGTATGTCAGCATGGCCTCAGCTTTGGCTCCTCGGGAGTCGCACAAGGACGTGGGacatcttcagctttctgccATAGAGTTCCACAGCTGTGACCAGGACTGCCCAACCACTCTGCCCCTCCCACCAACTCCTCCCCCAACCCCGCCCTGTGTCTCAACCCAGGaagccacacccccacacttAAGCGGATCTCTGGCCACGCTCACAGGGAAGACCGatgccccacccacccccaaagAGATCTGGATGCTCTGTCTCACTTGGGCTGTTGGGTGGCTGAGTCCTTTGACCTTCGACCCAACTTTGTGA